From Musa acuminata AAA Group cultivar baxijiao chromosome BXJ3-8, Cavendish_Baxijiao_AAA, whole genome shotgun sequence, one genomic window encodes:
- the LOC135645517 gene encoding 3-ketoacyl-CoA synthase 17-like, whose amino-acid sequence MRSRSTPIQLLKLTVFVLLAITITLASLLPSKQRLLLFLSRHKLLLFSLLWCKLVAILAYARARPLPVYLLDFSCHKPGPESRGSYEICEYFGRRSCQHSAESEAFMRAIYRKSGLGDETYAPPFIFQTDYKAKFQYAILEAEDGMFSCVAHLLAKTDVDPSRITVLIAACSMFSPSPSFTSMLVQRFQLSPSVKTFNFSGMGCSAGTMSLDLAATILRRQVGYALIVVTESTSLNWYFGDNRHMLVTNCIFRAGTAAALVTSDPAQRERAKMEVMRTLRTHHGADDAAYNAAIQMEDEDGHVGVALTKDLVRVAGVGLRNHISRLAPRVLPVSELLRYVYNVARSFLAGDRKAVHVPDFTTAFEHMCIHAGGKAVIDAVGRLMKFEEEVVEPARMCLHRFGNTSSSLVFYELAYFEAKGRIKSGDRVWMLAFGTGFKACSVVWRALRDSRIDPDNPWKDCIHRYPVSI is encoded by the coding sequence ATGAGATCACGCAGCACTCCGATCCAACTCCTCAAGCTTACCGTCTTCGTCCTGTTGGCCATAACCATCACCCTCGCTTCCCTTCTCCCCTCCAAACAGAGATTGCTTCTCTTCCTTTCCCGCCACAAGCTGCTCCTCTTCTCCCTCCTGTGGTGCAAGTTGGTAGCGATCCTTGCCTACGCTCGTGCTCGCCCGCTCCCTGTCTACCTTCTGGACTTCAGCTGCCACAAGCCTGGGCCGGAGAGCCGTGGCAGCTATGAGATCTGCGAGTACTTCGGCCGCCGCAGCTGCCAACACTCCGCCGAGAGCGAGGCATTCATGCGTGCCATCTACCGCAAGTCCGGCCTAGGGGATGAGACCTACGCGCCGCCCTTCATCTTCCAGACCGACTACAAGGCTAAGTTCCAGTACGCCATCCTGGAAGCGGAGGACGGCATGTTCTCCTGCGTGGCGCATCTGCTGGCCAAGACCGACGTCGATCCCTCCCGTATCACCGTCCTCATCGCCGCATGCAGCATGTTCTCCCCCTCCCCTTCTTTCACATCCATGCTCGTCCAGCGCTTCCAGCTCTCGCCCTCCGTCAAAACCTTCAACTTCTCCGGCATGGGCTGCAGCGCCGGTACCATGTCCTTGGACCTCGCCGCTACAATACTTCGTCGACAAGTGGGCTACGCTCTCATCGTCGTCACCGAGAGCACCAGCCTCAACTGGTACTTCGGGGACAACCGCCACATGCTCGTCACCAACTGCATCTTCCGCGCGGGCACTGCGGCCGCATTGGTCACCAGCGACCCAGCGCAGCGGGAGAGAGCGAAGATGGAGGTAATGCGAACTCTCCGCACCCACCACGGCGCCGACGACGCAGCCTACAACGCGGCCATCCAGATGGAGGACGAGGACGGCCACGTCGGTGTCGCGCTCACCAAGGACCTAGTTCGGGTGGCCGGCGTCGGCCTGAGGAACCACATCTCGAGGCTGGCACCCAGAGTGCTTCCGGTCTCGGAGCTCCTCCGCTACGTCTACAACGTCGCGAGGTCGTTCCTGGCGGGCGACCGGAAGGCGGTGCACGTGCCGGACTTCACCACGGCGTTCGAGCACATGTGCATCCACGCCGGGGGGAAGGCGGTGATCGACGCGGTGGGGCGGTTGATGAAGtttgaggaggaggtggtggagccgGCGCGGATGTGCTTGCACCGGTTCGGGAACACCTCCAGCAGCTTGGTGTTCTACGAGCTGGCCTACTTCGAGGCCAAAGGGAGGATAAAGAGCGGCGACAGGGTGTGGATGCTGGCGTTCGGGACGGGGTTTAAGGCGTGCAGCGTGGTGTGGAGGGCGCTGCGGGATTCCAGAATCGACCCCGACAACCCATGGAAGGACTGCATCCACAGGTATCCTGTCTCCATCTGA
- the LOC135645684 gene encoding pentatricopeptide repeat-containing protein At5g56310-like codes for MLTAEAWSPIPLPRPPAHRKHLDPSGSFPTFAHLRMRHARAIRTHVHQPSFWNALARSYASHGAAHHLALGVCLHMPLRDAHTFPLAFKLCSLLSAFAEAVSLHAHLVKLGLAATSVHSLNALVTLYSNFGHLDLARQLFDRIPRRTVSSWSAMIAGYDRNAQPREALFTFLGMSEAGVSPDEAALVSTLAACTHGGCLEFGKAIHACATVYGLGLESVGFATALVDLYAKCGEVDSAMEVFERMAQRNVLSWSAMIGGLAMHGRAPEAIKLFDEMVEAGVRPTSVTMTNVLSACSHVGLVDQGLRLFKLMKEEYGMEPRVEHCGCVVDLLGRAGLFHEAREFISTMPTPATAAIWRSLLGAACTHGDLEAGRLAGERLAATGEQMVAGDYVMLANLYARFGLWELVGRVRTEMNDVGVRKVAGFSSVEVDGELHRFVMADRSHREAKRIHEVLRLLNSELMDHES; via the coding sequence ATGCTAACGGCGGAGGCGTGGTCGCCCATCCCGCTCCCCAGGCCTCCGGCCCACCGCAAGCACCTCGACCCCTCCGGCTCCTTCCCCACCTTCGCCCACCTCCGCATGCGCCACGCCCGCGCCATCCGCACCCACGTCCACCAGCCTTCCTTCTGGAACGCGTTGGCTCGATCCTACGCGTCCCACGGCGCCGCCCACCACCTCGCCCTCGGCGTCTGCCTCCACATGCCCCTCAGAGATGCCCACACCTTCCCCCTCGCCTTCAAGCTCTGCTCCCTCCTCTCCGCCTTCGCTGAAGCTGTCTCCCTCCACGCCCACCTCGTCAAACTCGGACTCGCCGCCACGAGCGTCCACTCCCTCAACGCTCTCGTCACTCTCTATTCCAACTTCGGCCACCTCGACCTCGCGCGGCAGCTGTTCGATCGAATTCCCCGCCGAACCGTCTCTTCGTGGTCGGCCATGATCGCGGGCTACGATCGCAACGCCCAGCCCCGCGAGGCGCTGTTCACGTTCCTCGGGATGTCGGAGGCCGGCGTAAGTCCCGATGAGGCGGCTCTGGTCAGCACCCTCGCTGCCTGCACTCACGGCGGGTGCTTGGAGTTCGGGAAGGCAATTCATGCCTGTGCGACCGTGTACGGCCTCGGGCTCGAGTCCGTTGGTTTTGCCACTGCGCTCGTCGACCTGTACGCCAAGTGCGGGGAGGTAGACTCCGCAATGGAAGTCTTCGAGAGGATGGCGCAGAGGAACGTGCTCAGCTGGAGCGCCATGATTGGCGGCCTCGCAATGCACGGCCGAGCACCGGAGGCCATCAAGCTTTTCGACGAGATGGTGGAGGCCGGCGTCAGGCCCACGTCGGTGACGATGACCAACGTGCTCAGCGCCTGCAGCCATGTTGGACTGGTGGACCAAGGCCTCAGGTTGTTCAAGCTGATGAAGGAAGAGTACGGGATGGAGCCGAGGGTCGAGCACTGCGGCTGCGTGGTGGACCTCCTGGGCCGAGCCGGGCTGTTCCACGAAGCGCGGGAGTTCATCAGCACGATGCCCACGCCGGCGACGGCGGCGATCTGGAGGAGCCTCCTGGGCGCGGCTTGCACGCACGGCGACCTGGAGGCGGGAAGACTGGCGGGGGAACGGCTGGCGGCAACGGGGGAGCAGATGGTGGCCGGGGACTACGTCATGTTGGCCAACCTCTACGCGAGGTTCGGCCTCTGGGAGTTGGTGGGGAGGGTGAGGACGGAGATGAACGATGTGGGAGTGAGGAAGGTGGCCGGGTTCAGCTCGGTGGAGGTCGATGGGGAGCTTCATAGGTTTGTCATGGCCGACAGATCGCACCGCGAAGCCAAACGCATCCATGAAGTGTTACGCCTCCTCAACTCCGAACTGATGGATCATGAATCCTGA
- the LOC103994343 gene encoding pentatricopeptide repeat-containing protein At1g08070, chloroplastic-like: protein MRERLISLLHRSPPLPPHHRHVAQIHALLLRSHPDLLPLFLDRLLLGLSPSAAAVRHARKLFDALPQPDSDLCSSVVSACSKLSLHREALAAFYSAHRKGSPILFLSIPPVLKSCARLPAADQGKQVHCHVLLRGFGSNVFIQAALIDFYCKTGDLGSARRAFDEITFKDPVIVNCLISGYSKAGDVVEARRLFDDMTKRTSASWNSMISCYAHSGNFAEALTLFERMLKEKARPNEITVVTLLSICAKLGDLKTGLKIKCLISDMGLTMDLIVRTAVLEMYVKCGAVDEARREFDEMVHRDVVAWSAMIAGYAQNGRPDEALELFERMKAENCKPNEVTLVSVLSASAQLGSVEFGQHIGSYIESQELASGVYVGSALVDMYSKCGNIGGARRVFSKMKQRDVITWNSMIAGLAFNGFAQEAFDLYHRMRDQHLKPTDVTFVGLLTACTHTGRVEQGLAFFRSMKPEHGIAPRVEHYACIVDLFCKSGRLEDAYKFICEMETEPNVVIWGTLLSACRIHPNVELAEVAVEKLVVLEPNNSSNYVLLSNIYANAGRWEEARKMRDLMRCKNVQKLYAYSWIELEGAVHKFLVEDTSHPSCDEIYKAVDGLSLQLKWVGYDPNLELI, encoded by the coding sequence ATGAGAGAACGCCTCATCTCGCTCCTCCATCGATCGCCCCCCCTCCCTCCCCACCACCGCCACGTTGCCCAGATCCACGCCCTTCTCCTCCGGTCCCACCCCGacctcctccctctcttcctcGACCGTCTCCTCCTCGGCCTCTCCCCTTCCGCCGCCGCCGTAAGGCACGCGCGCAAGCTGTTCGATGCCCTTCCCCAACCGGACTCCGACCTCTGCAGCAGCGTCGTCTCCGCCTGCTCCAAGCTTTCCCTCCACCGCGAGGCCCTCGCGGCCTTCTATTCCGCCCACCGCAAGGGGAGTCCCATCTTGTTCCTGTCCATCCCGCCTGTCCTCAAATCGTGCGCTCGGTTGCCGGCCGCCGACCAAGGCAAGCAAGTCCATTGTCACGTCTTGCTTCGCGGATTTGGCTCCAATGTCTTCATTCAGGCGGCGTTAATCGATTTCTACTGCAAGACCGGCGATCTGGGTTCCGCTCGGAGGGCCTTCGATGAGATAACATTCAAGGACCCGGTCATCGTCAACTGCTTGATCTCGGGGTACTCCAAAGCTGGAGATGTCGTCGAAGCGCGACGACTGTTTGACGATATGACCAAGAGGACATCGGCGTCTTGGAATTCGATGATCTCTTGCTACGCCCACAGCGGGAACTTCGCGGAAGCCCTGACGTTGTTCGAGCGGATGCTGAAGGAGAAGGCTCGGCCGAACGAGATCACCGTCGTGACGCTGTTGTCCATATGCGCGAAGCTGGGCGACCTGAAAACCGGGTTGAAGATCAAGTGCTTGATCAGCGACATGGGCTTGACGATGGACTTGATCGTGCGGACCGCAGTGCTGGAGATGTATGTCAAGTGCGGGGCTGTCGACGAGGCACGTCGGGAGTTTGATGAGATGGTACACAGAGATGTGGTGGCGTGGAGCGCCATGATCGCCGGCTACGCCCAAAATGGAAGACCGGATGAGGCGCTCGAGCTCTTCGAGAGGATGAAGGCGGAGAATTGCAAGCCCAACGAGGTCACTCTCGTCAGTGTCTTGTCTGCTTCTGCGCAACTGGGCTCTGTAGAATTCGGACAGCATATAGGAAGCTACATCGAGAGTCAGGAATTGGCATCAGGGGTGTATGTGGGCTCGGCGCTGGTCGACATGTACTCCAAGTGCGGCAACATCGGAGGAGCTCGTAGGGTCTTCAGCAAGATGAAGCAAAGGGATGTCATTACCTGGAATTCGATGATCGCCGGGCTAGCATTCAACGGTTTCGCACAAGAGGCGTTCGATCTCTATCACCGGATGAGGGACCAACACTTGAAGCCGACCGACGTAACCTTCGTCGGGTTATTAACAGCCTGCACTCACACCGGCCGAGTCGAACAGGGGCTTGCGTTCTTCCGCAGTATGAAGCCAGAGCATGGGATTGCGCCAAGGGTCGAACACTACGCGTGCATAGTTGACCTCTTCTGTAAGTCCGGGCGCTTGGAAGACGCTTACAAGTTCATCTGCGAGATGGAAACGGAGCCGAACGTTGTCATCTGGGGCACGCTGCTGAGTGCATGTAGAATCCATCCCAACGTCGAGCTTGCCGAGGTCGCCGTGGAGAAGCTAGTGGTGCTGGAACCAAATAACTCCTCCAACTACGTCCTCCTCTCCAACATATATGCCAATGCAGGTAGATGGGAGGAAGCAAGAAAAATGAGGGATCTAATGAGGTGCAAAAATGTGCAGAAGCTGTATGCTTACAGCTGGATAGAATTGGAGGGTGCAGTTCACAAGTTCTTGGTGGAAGACACCTCTCATCCAAGCTGCGACGAGATCTACAAGGCGGTTGACGGGTTAAGCCTACAACTCAAGTGGGTGGGCTATGATCCTAACTTGGAGCTCATCTGA
- the LOC135581701 gene encoding transcription initiation factor TFIID subunit 7-like isoform X1, with the protein MEEQFILRVPPSVVERIERLLNENASSSLDGSLDISFSGVLVLFFFYVEDGRSGTFMIGDERFPASLLDLPCIVESYKTYDDNVLIKTADVGQMIMVRDEGDAAVEGVEYNHGLTPPMRDARRRRFRREPDLNPEVVQRVEKDLLNIMSGGTVERLHVETVVPEAGSQRKKNAPVAAPKPDEVHVKSAGGEPERSDSDDSLEPES; encoded by the exons ATGGAAGAACAATTTATTCTCCGTGTTCCCCCATCTGTAGTAGAACGAATTGAACGCCTTTTGAATGAGAATGCCTCCTCTTCTTTAGATGGCTCACTGGATATATCCTTTTCAG GAGTAttagttttatttttcttttatgtaGAGGATGGACGAAGTGGTACCTTTATGATAGGCGATGAGAGGTTTCCTGCCTCCCTCTTGGATCTTCCATGCATAGTGGAATCCTATAAAACCTACGATGATAATGTGTTGATCAAAACAGCTGATGTCGGCCAG ATGATCATGGTAAGAGACGAAGGTGATGCTGCTGTTGAAGGGGTTGAATACAATCATGGACTTACTCCTCCAATGAGAGATGCTCGTAGACGACGATTCCGGAGGGAACCTGATCTAAAT CCGGAGGTTGTGCAACGGGTTGAGAAAGATCTGCTGAACATCATGTCTGGTGGGACAGTAGAAA GATTACATGTCGAAACAGTCGTGCCAGAGGCAGGCAGTCAGCGCAAAAAGAATGCTCCGGTGGCTGCTCCAAAGCCAGATGAAGTGCATGTGAAGAGTGCTGGAGGTGAACCGGAAAGAAGTGATTCTGATGATTCTTTGGAACCCGAAAGCTAG
- the LOC135581701 gene encoding transcription initiation factor TFIID subunit 7-like isoform X2: MEEQFILRVPPSVVERIERLLNENASSSLDGSLDISFSGVLVLFFFYVEDGRSGTFMIGDERFPASLLDLPCIVESYKTYDDNVLIKTADVGQMIMVRDEGDAAVEGVEYNHGLTPPMRDARRRRFRREPDLNPEVVQRVEKDLLNIMSGGTVENVETVVPEAGSQRKKNAPVAAPKPDEVHVKSAGGEPERSDSDDSLEPES, from the exons ATGGAAGAACAATTTATTCTCCGTGTTCCCCCATCTGTAGTAGAACGAATTGAACGCCTTTTGAATGAGAATGCCTCCTCTTCTTTAGATGGCTCACTGGATATATCCTTTTCAG GAGTAttagttttatttttcttttatgtaGAGGATGGACGAAGTGGTACCTTTATGATAGGCGATGAGAGGTTTCCTGCCTCCCTCTTGGATCTTCCATGCATAGTGGAATCCTATAAAACCTACGATGATAATGTGTTGATCAAAACAGCTGATGTCGGCCAG ATGATCATGGTAAGAGACGAAGGTGATGCTGCTGTTGAAGGGGTTGAATACAATCATGGACTTACTCCTCCAATGAGAGATGCTCGTAGACGACGATTCCGGAGGGAACCTGATCTAAAT CCGGAGGTTGTGCAACGGGTTGAGAAAGATCTGCTGAACATCATGTCTGGTGGGACAGTAGAAA ATGTCGAAACAGTCGTGCCAGAGGCAGGCAGTCAGCGCAAAAAGAATGCTCCGGTGGCTGCTCCAAAGCCAGATGAAGTGCATGTGAAGAGTGCTGGAGGTGAACCGGAAAGAAGTGATTCTGATGATTCTTTGGAACCCGAAAGCTAG
- the LOC103993889 gene encoding uncharacterized protein LOC103993889 isoform X1: MLRRSLSRISPLLSNGLLLRSGPRCCSSTHRFCSSSRSSATLNPSVSREEESRESPRPAATVSIDRSGLHNPPEHSHEPSSVPELVKHLKSIIKFRGGPISVAEYMEEVLTNPQSGFYINRDVFGAGGDFITSPDVSQMFGEMVGVWTMCLWEQMGQPENVNLVELGPGRGTLMADLLRFFLFFLQSSSKFLKFTKSLNIHMVECSPALQKVQYSTLKCADEAMNDDSSAKRTISMLSGSSISWHATLEQVPLGLPTIIIAHEFYDALPVHQFQKSPRGWCEKMIDISEDSLFRFVLSSHPTPASLLYLTKRCRWASSEEIRDLEHIEVCPKAMELTHQIAKRISLDGGGALIVDYGKDGLISDSLQAIRNHKFVDILDNPGSADLSAYVDFASIRHSAEEVSDSISVHGPITQSQFLGSLGINFRVEALLQNCTEEQAESLRTGYWRLVGDGEAPFWEGPDELTPIGMGTRYLAMAIVNKKQGTPIPFE; encoded by the exons atgcTTCGGAGATCGCTGTCGCGAATCTCACCTCTTCTCTCCAATGGACTCCTCCTCAGAAGTGGTCCGCGCTGCTGTTCTTCTACTCATCGGTTTTGTTCCTCCTCTCGCTCCTCTGCGACCCTGAACCCTTCTGTTTCGCGAGAAGAGGAGAGCCGAGAGAGTCCCCGCCCGGCGGCCACAGTCTCGATCGATCGCTCAGGGTTGCACAATCCTCCAG AGCACTCGCACGAGCCTTCTTCTGTTCCTGAGCTTGTTAAGCATCTCAAGAGCATCATAAAG TTTCGTGGAGGTCCTATATCAGTTGCTGAGTACATGGAGGAAGTTTTAACTAATCCACAATCAGGTTTTTACATTAACCGAGATGTATTCGGAGCCGGTGGTGATTTTATTACTTCCCCTGACGTGAGCCAGATGTTTGGAGAG ATGGTTGGTGTCTGGACTATGTGCCTATGGGAGCAGATGGGACAACCAGAAAATGTGAATCTTGTTGAACTTGGCCCAGGACGTGGGACCCTCATGGCTGATCTTCTCCGT ttttttttgtttttcttgcagagctcatcaaaatttttgaaatttACAAAATCTCTTAATATTCACATGGTGGAATGCAGTCCTGCATTACAGAAGGTTCAATATAGTACGTTAAAATGTGCCGATGAAGCAATGAATGATGACAGCAGTGCTAAAAGGACTATCAGCATGTTGTCTGGAAGTTCTATTTCATGGCATGCCACTCTGGAACAGGTTCCATTAGGAT TGCCAACCATTATAATTGCACATGAATTTTATGATGCTCTACCGGTCCACCAATTTCAG AAATCTCCTCGAGGTTGGTGTGAAAAGATGATAGATATCTCAGAAGATTCATT ATTCCGCTTCGTATTGTCTTCGCATCCTACTCCTGCAAGTCTACTGTATCTGACAAAGCGCTGCCGATGGGCATCCTCTGAGGAAATAAGAGATCTGGAACATATTGAAGTATGTCCAAAAGCAATGGAGCTGACTCATCAAATTGCAAAAAGAATAAGTTTAGATGGAGGTGGTGCTCTTATAGTTGACTACGGCAAAGATGGACTTATCTCAGATAGTCTACAG GCCATCAGGAACCACAAATTTGTTGACATACTAGACAATCCTGGTTCAGCTGATTTAAGTGCCTATGTTGATTTTGCATCTATCAGGCACTCTGCAGAAGAAGTTTCAG ATAGCATATCTGTTCACGGTCCAATAACCCAGTCCCAGTTCTTGGGTTCCCTCGGTATAAACTTTCGTGTGGAAGCCCTTCTACAGAACTGCACCGAGGAGCAAGCGGAGTCTCTGAGAACAGGTTATTGGCGACTTGTAGGGGATGGTGAGGCTCCATTCTGGGAGGGTCCCGACGAGCTGACACCCATCGGTATGGGTACTCGGTATCTGGCAATGGCGATCGTAAACAAGAAGCAAGGAACGCCAATTCCATTTGAATGA
- the LOC103993889 gene encoding uncharacterized protein LOC103993889 isoform X2, with protein sequence MLRRSLSRISPLLSNGLLLRSGPRCCSSTHRFCSSSRSSATLNPSVSREEESRESPRPAATVSIDRSGLHNPPEHSHEPSSVPELVKHLKSIIKFRGGPISVAEYMEEVLTNPQSGFYINRDVFGAGGDFITSPDVSQMFGEMVGVWTMCLWEQMGQPENVNLVELGPGRGTLMADLLRSSSKFLKFTKSLNIHMVECSPALQKVQYSTLKCADEAMNDDSSAKRTISMLSGSSISWHATLEQVPLGLPTIIIAHEFYDALPVHQFQKSPRGWCEKMIDISEDSLFRFVLSSHPTPASLLYLTKRCRWASSEEIRDLEHIEVCPKAMELTHQIAKRISLDGGGALIVDYGKDGLISDSLQAIRNHKFVDILDNPGSADLSAYVDFASIRHSAEEVSDSISVHGPITQSQFLGSLGINFRVEALLQNCTEEQAESLRTGYWRLVGDGEAPFWEGPDELTPIGMGTRYLAMAIVNKKQGTPIPFE encoded by the exons atgcTTCGGAGATCGCTGTCGCGAATCTCACCTCTTCTCTCCAATGGACTCCTCCTCAGAAGTGGTCCGCGCTGCTGTTCTTCTACTCATCGGTTTTGTTCCTCCTCTCGCTCCTCTGCGACCCTGAACCCTTCTGTTTCGCGAGAAGAGGAGAGCCGAGAGAGTCCCCGCCCGGCGGCCACAGTCTCGATCGATCGCTCAGGGTTGCACAATCCTCCAG AGCACTCGCACGAGCCTTCTTCTGTTCCTGAGCTTGTTAAGCATCTCAAGAGCATCATAAAG TTTCGTGGAGGTCCTATATCAGTTGCTGAGTACATGGAGGAAGTTTTAACTAATCCACAATCAGGTTTTTACATTAACCGAGATGTATTCGGAGCCGGTGGTGATTTTATTACTTCCCCTGACGTGAGCCAGATGTTTGGAGAG ATGGTTGGTGTCTGGACTATGTGCCTATGGGAGCAGATGGGACAACCAGAAAATGTGAATCTTGTTGAACTTGGCCCAGGACGTGGGACCCTCATGGCTGATCTTCTCCGT agctcatcaaaatttttgaaatttACAAAATCTCTTAATATTCACATGGTGGAATGCAGTCCTGCATTACAGAAGGTTCAATATAGTACGTTAAAATGTGCCGATGAAGCAATGAATGATGACAGCAGTGCTAAAAGGACTATCAGCATGTTGTCTGGAAGTTCTATTTCATGGCATGCCACTCTGGAACAGGTTCCATTAGGAT TGCCAACCATTATAATTGCACATGAATTTTATGATGCTCTACCGGTCCACCAATTTCAG AAATCTCCTCGAGGTTGGTGTGAAAAGATGATAGATATCTCAGAAGATTCATT ATTCCGCTTCGTATTGTCTTCGCATCCTACTCCTGCAAGTCTACTGTATCTGACAAAGCGCTGCCGATGGGCATCCTCTGAGGAAATAAGAGATCTGGAACATATTGAAGTATGTCCAAAAGCAATGGAGCTGACTCATCAAATTGCAAAAAGAATAAGTTTAGATGGAGGTGGTGCTCTTATAGTTGACTACGGCAAAGATGGACTTATCTCAGATAGTCTACAG GCCATCAGGAACCACAAATTTGTTGACATACTAGACAATCCTGGTTCAGCTGATTTAAGTGCCTATGTTGATTTTGCATCTATCAGGCACTCTGCAGAAGAAGTTTCAG ATAGCATATCTGTTCACGGTCCAATAACCCAGTCCCAGTTCTTGGGTTCCCTCGGTATAAACTTTCGTGTGGAAGCCCTTCTACAGAACTGCACCGAGGAGCAAGCGGAGTCTCTGAGAACAGGTTATTGGCGACTTGTAGGGGATGGTGAGGCTCCATTCTGGGAGGGTCCCGACGAGCTGACACCCATCGGTATGGGTACTCGGTATCTGGCAATGGCGATCGTAAACAAGAAGCAAGGAACGCCAATTCCATTTGAATGA
- the LOC135581701 gene encoding transcription initiation factor TFIID subunit 7-like isoform X3, with protein sequence MEEQFILRVPPSVVERIERLLNENASSSLDGSLDISFSEDGRSGTFMIGDERFPASLLDLPCIVESYKTYDDNVLIKTADVGQMIMVRDEGDAAVEGVEYNHGLTPPMRDARRRRFRREPDLNPEVVQRVEKDLLNIMSGGTVERLHVETVVPEAGSQRKKNAPVAAPKPDEVHVKSAGGEPERSDSDDSLEPES encoded by the exons ATGGAAGAACAATTTATTCTCCGTGTTCCCCCATCTGTAGTAGAACGAATTGAACGCCTTTTGAATGAGAATGCCTCCTCTTCTTTAGATGGCTCACTGGATATATCCTTTTCAG AGGATGGACGAAGTGGTACCTTTATGATAGGCGATGAGAGGTTTCCTGCCTCCCTCTTGGATCTTCCATGCATAGTGGAATCCTATAAAACCTACGATGATAATGTGTTGATCAAAACAGCTGATGTCGGCCAG ATGATCATGGTAAGAGACGAAGGTGATGCTGCTGTTGAAGGGGTTGAATACAATCATGGACTTACTCCTCCAATGAGAGATGCTCGTAGACGACGATTCCGGAGGGAACCTGATCTAAAT CCGGAGGTTGTGCAACGGGTTGAGAAAGATCTGCTGAACATCATGTCTGGTGGGACAGTAGAAA GATTACATGTCGAAACAGTCGTGCCAGAGGCAGGCAGTCAGCGCAAAAAGAATGCTCCGGTGGCTGCTCCAAAGCCAGATGAAGTGCATGTGAAGAGTGCTGGAGGTGAACCGGAAAGAAGTGATTCTGATGATTCTTTGGAACCCGAAAGCTAG